One stretch of Candidatus Bathyarchaeia archaeon DNA includes these proteins:
- a CDS encoding Ppx/GppA phosphatase family protein has product MKTDEHVVAFVDIGTNSVRLLVVRINPNFSYTTICQEKEVVRLGEQEFKDHLLKPDAMDRTVLVCQRFAELAKTYGATKIISMGTSAIREAQNQAEFLQRLYRETGLEVRVISGIEEARLICLGVSDGADLGDERAIFIDLGGGSTEISIGNQQGCFYAHSLRLGAIRLTTRFIGEGWTGHIPTSVYKQMKKYVSSQIGIVKSEIKECGARKAWGSSGTVINLAEITNRLFKKNGDRSSMVLTRKSLKKLEPILCSSTLEERRKIPGINPPRADIIVAGAAIIESIMDEFGLEELNVSRKELRDGMLVDYLSNFAGFRELKRTPLRNRSVLNLCRSCNFDESHSQTVIFLALQLFDSAKQVGLHNLGDQERELLRYAATLHDVGDFLSFNDHHLHSHYIISNAGLLGFEKNEITIMATVARFHRKKLPSKKALKATGLDEQSKNVVAVLSTFLRFAEKLDRSHSGLIRNAEFSRLGKDQVLLTFYSDSDCSLEQWSILQNRKAFFDVFAMQLTVKCIVTPAS; this is encoded by the coding sequence ATGAAAACAGACGAACATGTTGTTGCATTCGTAGATATAGGAACCAACTCTGTGCGTCTTTTAGTGGTTAGGATAAACCCCAACTTTTCCTACACCACCATATGCCAAGAAAAAGAAGTGGTTCGTCTGGGTGAACAAGAATTCAAAGACCATCTTCTCAAGCCAGACGCAATGGACCGAACCGTGTTGGTATGCCAAAGATTTGCTGAGTTGGCTAAAACTTACGGCGCCACCAAAATCATCTCGATGGGTACATCGGCAATTCGTGAAGCACAAAACCAAGCCGAATTTCTCCAACGATTATATAGAGAAACGGGGCTTGAAGTTCGCGTCATTTCTGGAATCGAAGAAGCGCGGCTTATCTGCTTAGGCGTTTCCGACGGCGCTGACTTAGGAGACGAGCGTGCCATCTTCATCGACTTGGGTGGGGGCAGTACGGAAATCTCTATTGGAAACCAGCAAGGTTGCTTTTACGCTCACAGCTTGCGGCTGGGGGCGATTCGTCTGACCACGCGGTTTATAGGCGAAGGCTGGACGGGACACATTCCCACGAGCGTTTACAAACAGATGAAAAAGTACGTCAGCAGCCAAATTGGCATCGTTAAATCCGAAATCAAGGAGTGCGGCGCAAGGAAAGCGTGGGGTTCCTCAGGTACCGTCATAAATTTGGCGGAAATCACGAATCGCCTGTTTAAAAAGAACGGTGACCGAAGCAGCATGGTTTTAACGCGTAAGAGCCTCAAAAAGCTGGAGCCGATCCTTTGCTCCTCGACGCTTGAGGAACGTCGAAAAATTCCCGGCATCAACCCTCCCCGCGCCGACATAATTGTTGCAGGAGCCGCCATAATTGAATCCATAATGGATGAGTTTGGTTTAGAAGAACTGAACGTAAGCCGAAAAGAACTCCGAGATGGCATGTTGGTTGATTACCTTTCCAATTTTGCTGGTTTTCGAGAGCTTAAGAGAACTCCTTTGCGGAATAGAAGTGTGCTTAATTTGTGTCGTTCCTGTAATTTTGATGAAAGCCATTCTCAAACCGTAATTTTCTTAGCTCTGCAGCTTTTTGACAGCGCTAAACAGGTTGGGCTGCACAATTTAGGTGACCAAGAACGGGAACTGCTACGGTATGCTGCGACTTTACATGATGTGGGCGATTTCTTGTCGTTTAATGACCATCATCTTCATTCGCATTACATTATTAGTAACGCGGGGCTGCTTGGTTTTGAGAAAAATGAAATCACCATAATGGCCACCGTTGCGCGTTTTCACCGCAAAAAGCTGCCTTCAAAAAAAGCCTTAAAAGCCACCGGTTTGGATGAGCAGTCGAAAAACGTTGTTGCTGTTCTTTCAACGTTTTTGCGTTTTGCCGAAAAGCTTGACCGGAGTCATAGTGGACTGATTAGGAACGCTGAGTTCAGTCGTTTGGGGAAAGACCAGGTTTTGCTTACCTTCTATTCTGACTCAGACTGTAGTTTAGAGCAGTGGAGCATTCTTCAAAATCGAAAAGCTTTCTTCGATGTGTTTGCTATGCAGCTAACGGTGAAGTGCATCGTTACGCCTGCATCTTAA
- a CDS encoding polyphosphate kinase 2 family protein: protein MGETDDFKVPPNKKIELKNYDPCWIPKWAQKEENKKGKKAVKEKALLILQENRKKLVDMQELFWASDTYSMLIILQGMDAAGKDSLIRHVMSGVNPQGCQVTSFKTPSAEELDHDFLWRHSKALPERGRIGIFNRSYYEDVLVVRVHPEILAKQKLPPEAIKKDFWSLRYEDINSFEQHLVRSGTVVLKFFLNVSKEEQKKRLLERLEDADKHWKFSLTDLSERSKWKEYMEVYEDMLNATSTEWAPWYVIPADKKWVTHASISGIMVAQMKKLGLEYPKLSKDQQEALEKAETELKEE, encoded by the coding sequence ATGGGGGAAACAGACGACTTCAAAGTGCCGCCTAACAAAAAAATTGAATTAAAAAATTATGACCCATGCTGGATTCCTAAGTGGGCACAAAAAGAAGAAAACAAAAAAGGAAAAAAAGCAGTAAAAGAGAAAGCGCTTTTGATTCTGCAGGAAAACAGAAAGAAACTTGTTGACATGCAGGAGTTATTCTGGGCAAGCGACACCTATTCGATGCTGATTATTCTGCAGGGAATGGATGCAGCCGGCAAAGACAGTTTAATTAGGCACGTTATGTCGGGAGTTAACCCACAGGGATGCCAAGTCACCAGTTTTAAAACGCCTTCAGCAGAAGAGTTAGACCACGATTTTTTGTGGCGGCATTCAAAGGCGCTTCCTGAAAGAGGACGCATCGGTATCTTTAACCGTTCATACTATGAGGATGTGCTCGTTGTCCGGGTGCACCCAGAAATTCTCGCAAAACAAAAACTGCCGCCTGAAGCCATCAAGAAAGACTTTTGGAGCTTAAGGTACGAAGACATAAACTCTTTTGAGCAGCATTTGGTCCGAAGTGGCACAGTAGTATTGAAGTTTTTCTTGAATGTATCCAAGGAGGAGCAGAAAAAACGGCTGCTTGAACGGCTTGAAGACGCAGATAAGCATTGGAAATTTTCGTTGACAGATCTTTCTGAGAGGTCAAAGTGGAAAGAGTACATGGAAGTGTATGAAGACATGCTTAACGCAACCAGCACTGAATGGGCGCCGTGGTATGTTATTCCAGCCGACAAGAAATGGGTTACACATGCATCTATTTCAGGGATTATGGTGGCACAGATGAAGAAGTTAGGCTTAGAATACCCGAAACTCAGCAAAGACCAGCAGGAAGCCTTAGAAAAGGCGGAAACAGAGCTTAAAGAAGAATAA